The following proteins come from a genomic window of Denitromonas sp.:
- a CDS encoding alpha/beta hydrolase: MSAELLPCVEIETGPQPTHAVIWLHGLGADGHDFEPVVDAFDEAALPPTRFVFPHAPTRPVTINGGYVMRAWYDIVSQDFSARREDPAGVHQSAAQVEALIARENARGIADANIVLAGFSQGGAIALHTALRHPKRLAGVLALSTYLPLADTLAAEASEANRDVPIFMAHGRDDGVIPHDFALKSFALLKEAGYPIVWQTYFVEHGIVMEEVRDIEQWLGTVLLR; this comes from the coding sequence ATGTCTGCCGAACTGCTGCCCTGCGTTGAAATCGAAACCGGCCCCCAGCCTACCCATGCCGTGATCTGGCTGCACGGCCTGGGCGCCGACGGCCACGACTTCGAACCGGTGGTCGACGCCTTCGACGAAGCCGCGCTGCCGCCGACGCGCTTCGTCTTCCCGCACGCGCCCACGCGCCCGGTCACCATCAACGGCGGCTACGTGATGCGTGCGTGGTACGACATCGTCTCGCAGGACTTCTCCGCCCGGCGCGAGGACCCGGCCGGCGTGCACCAGTCGGCCGCGCAGGTCGAGGCCCTCATCGCCCGTGAAAACGCGCGCGGCATCGCCGACGCCAACATCGTGCTGGCCGGCTTCTCGCAAGGCGGCGCGATTGCCCTGCACACCGCGCTGCGCCACCCCAAACGCCTGGCCGGCGTGCTCGCGCTGTCCACCTACCTGCCGCTGGCCGACACCCTGGCCGCCGAAGCCAGCGAGGCCAACCGTGACGTGCCCATCTTCATGGCCCACGGCCGCGACGACGGCGTGATTCCCCACGACTTCGCCCTCAAGTCCTTCGCCCTGCTCAAAGAAGCCGGCTACCCAATTGTCTGGCAGACCTACTTCGTCGAGCACGGGATCGTCATGGAGGAGGTGCGGGATATCGAGCAGTGGCTGGGGACGGTGCTGCTGCGGTAG
- a CDS encoding sodium-dependent transporter: MSAVKQGHGQWSSRMGFVLAAVGSAVGLGNIWKFPYMVGQSGGAAFVAVYLVCIALIGLPIIVAEWMIGRRGQKNPINSMADLAEANGRGKGWVMVGVSGTLAGFLILSFYSVIGGWALSYLLDAMSGSFSGMDSDAAGAAFSGMLGNPGSLTIWHTAFMALTAGVVALGVSGGLERASKILMPALGVLLALMVGYGAASDGFGRALEYLFAPDFSKLTGEVVLAALGHAFFTLSLGMGVMIAYGSYLGQKVNLLRAARTVAIMDTVIALGAGLAIFPIVFANGLDPAAGPGLIFVTLPLVFGKITGGVILGTMFFLLLTFAALTSAISLLEPSVELLQERTPLGRVGATVLAGVVIWALGIAALLSFNVWSDVLIFGNNIFDLLDKLTSKFLLPLTALGAVVFVGWCLNRESVREELDLSSGGFALWNLVVRFVAPIGVIVVFVSSL, encoded by the coding sequence ATGTCAGCAGTCAAACAAGGCCACGGTCAGTGGTCGTCGCGCATGGGCTTCGTGCTCGCCGCCGTCGGTTCGGCGGTCGGTCTGGGCAATATCTGGAAGTTTCCCTACATGGTCGGCCAGAGTGGCGGCGCCGCCTTTGTGGCCGTGTACCTGGTGTGTATCGCGCTGATCGGCCTGCCGATCATCGTCGCTGAATGGATGATCGGCCGTCGCGGCCAGAAGAACCCCATCAACTCGATGGCCGATCTGGCCGAGGCCAACGGCCGTGGCAAGGGCTGGGTCATGGTCGGTGTCAGCGGCACGCTGGCCGGCTTCCTGATCCTCTCCTTCTATAGCGTGATCGGCGGCTGGGCGCTGTCCTACCTGCTCGACGCCATGAGCGGCAGCTTCAGCGGCATGGACTCCGATGCTGCCGGCGCCGCCTTCTCGGGCATGCTGGGTAACCCCGGCTCGCTCACCATCTGGCACACCGCCTTCATGGCGCTGACCGCCGGCGTGGTCGCCCTGGGCGTATCGGGCGGCCTGGAGCGTGCCTCCAAGATCCTCATGCCGGCGCTCGGCGTGCTGCTGGCGCTGATGGTCGGCTACGGTGCGGCGTCCGACGGTTTTGGCCGCGCGCTGGAATACCTGTTTGCACCGGATTTCTCCAAGCTCACCGGCGAAGTCGTGCTGGCCGCCCTTGGTCATGCTTTCTTCACCCTGTCGCTGGGCATGGGCGTGATGATTGCCTACGGCTCCTACCTGGGGCAGAAGGTCAACCTGCTGCGCGCCGCGCGCACCGTGGCCATCATGGACACCGTGATCGCCCTCGGCGCCGGCCTGGCGATCTTTCCCATCGTGTTCGCCAACGGCCTCGATCCGGCCGCCGGCCCGGGTCTGATCTTCGTCACCCTGCCGCTGGTCTTCGGCAAGATCACCGGCGGCGTGATCCTCGGCACCATGTTCTTCCTGCTGCTGACCTTCGCCGCGCTCACCTCGGCCATCTCGCTGCTCGAGCCGTCCGTCGAGCTGCTGCAGGAGCGCACCCCGCTGGGCCGGGTTGGCGCGACGGTGCTGGCCGGCGTGGTCATCTGGGCGCTGGGCATCGCGGCGCTGCTGTCGTTCAACGTGTGGAGCGATGTGCTGATCTTCGGCAACAACATCTTCGACCTGCTCGACAAGCTCACCAGCAAGTTCCTGCTGCCGCTGACCGCGCTGGGTGCCGTGGTGTTCGTCGGCTGGTGCCTCAATCGCGAGAGCGTGCGCGAGGAGCTGGACCTGAGCAGCGGCGGTTTTGCGCTGTGGAACCTGGTGGTGCGCTTCGTCGCGCCGATCGGGGTGATCGTGGTGTTCGTCTCCAGTCTCTGA
- a CDS encoding Glu/Leu/Phe/Val dehydrogenase dimerization domain-containing protein yields the protein MSVFSQRDFADHEQVVFVSDDASGLKAIIAIHNSNLGPALGGCRMWPYASEDEAIRDVLRLSRGMTYKSALAGLKLGGGKSVIIGNPRTDKSPALLDAFATALNRLNGRYIAAEDSGTSVSDMKYLAERTAHVAGIVDKPTDTGTRSGDPSPATALGTFVGIKAAVKAQLGRDSLEGVRVAVQGVGNVGFDLARQLKEAGAQLWVTDIHKDNLVRAGSELGATVVAPEAIYGLDVDVFAPCALGAILNDQTIPQLKARIVAGASNNQLAEARHGSELMRRGILYAPDYVINAGGIIDVYYERTGFDRAALLKHVEGIYGTLLEIFERAAKEQRPTGEVADALAEARFKR from the coding sequence ATGTCGGTTTTTTCCCAGCGTGATTTCGCCGATCACGAGCAGGTGGTGTTCGTCAGCGACGACGCCAGCGGCCTCAAGGCCATCATCGCCATCCACAATTCCAACCTCGGCCCCGCGCTCGGCGGCTGCCGCATGTGGCCCTACGCCAGCGAGGACGAGGCCATCCGCGACGTGCTGCGCCTGTCGCGCGGCATGACCTACAAGTCCGCCCTGGCCGGCCTCAAGCTCGGCGGCGGCAAGTCGGTGATCATCGGCAACCCGCGCACCGACAAGAGCCCGGCGCTGCTCGACGCCTTCGCCACCGCGCTCAACCGCCTCAACGGTCGCTACATCGCCGCCGAGGATTCGGGCACCAGCGTTTCCGACATGAAATACCTGGCCGAGCGCACCGCGCACGTGGCCGGCATCGTCGACAAGCCCACCGACACCGGCACCCGCAGCGGCGACCCGTCGCCGGCCACTGCGCTGGGCACCTTCGTCGGCATCAAGGCCGCGGTCAAGGCACAACTGGGCCGCGACTCGCTCGAGGGCGTGCGCGTGGCCGTGCAGGGCGTGGGCAACGTCGGCTTCGACCTCGCCCGCCAGCTCAAGGAGGCCGGCGCCCAGCTGTGGGTGACCGACATCCACAAGGACAACCTGGTGCGTGCCGGTAGTGAGCTGGGCGCCACCGTGGTGGCCCCGGAAGCCATCTACGGCCTGGACGTGGATGTGTTTGCCCCCTGCGCGCTGGGCGCCATCCTCAATGACCAGACCATCCCGCAGCTCAAGGCGCGCATCGTGGCCGGCGCCTCCAACAACCAGCTGGCCGAGGCCCGCCATGGCTCCGAGCTGATGCGCCGCGGCATCCTCTATGCGCCGGACTATGTCATCAATGCCGGCGGCATCATCGATGTGTACTATGAGCGCACCGGCTTCGACCGCGCCGCACTGCTCAAGCATGTCGAAGGCATCTACGGCACGCTGCTCGAAATCTTCGAGCGTGCGGCCAAGGAGCAGCGACCGACCGGGGAGGTGGCCGACGCCCTGGCCGAGGCGCGCTTCAAGCGCTAA
- the sigJ gene encoding RNA polymerase sigma factor SigJ codes for MSLDAFARERSYLVRLAYRMLGSVADAEDAVQDTYLRWQAAAEPALDTPRAWFTRTCTRLCLDRLKSAHRTREQYVGEWLPEPFVDDSETRAVLDESLSMALLATIERLTPAERAAFLLHDVFDYGFDDIASMLDLSPANCRQLATRARRHLAGERVRGPRDADTVQRLGQAFFAAIRGGDIAGLQAVLSEDVVLRADGGGKVSAARRPVEGRTAVLRFLAAIFMRGNAPGPEVRERWFNGAPGMLIVDGERPVSAFHFDVRDGRIAGIFVQRNPDKLCGFAPVA; via the coding sequence ATGAGCCTCGACGCCTTCGCGCGCGAGCGCAGCTATCTCGTCCGTCTGGCCTACCGCATGCTCGGTTCGGTCGCCGATGCCGAGGATGCGGTGCAGGACACCTACCTGCGCTGGCAGGCGGCCGCCGAGCCGGCGCTCGACACCCCACGCGCCTGGTTCACCCGCACCTGCACCCGCCTCTGCCTGGACCGGCTCAAGTCGGCCCACCGCACGCGCGAACAGTATGTGGGCGAGTGGCTGCCCGAACCCTTCGTGGACGACAGCGAGACACGCGCCGTGCTCGACGAGAGCTTGTCGATGGCCCTGCTCGCCACCATCGAGCGCCTGACCCCGGCCGAGCGCGCCGCCTTCTTGCTGCACGACGTATTCGACTACGGCTTCGACGACATCGCCAGCATGCTCGACCTCTCCCCGGCCAACTGCCGCCAGCTGGCCACCCGCGCGCGGCGGCACCTGGCCGGCGAGCGGGTGCGCGGGCCGCGCGACGCGGACACCGTGCAACGGCTCGGCCAGGCCTTCTTCGCCGCCATCCGCGGCGGCGACATCGCCGGCCTGCAGGCGGTGCTGAGCGAGGACGTGGTGCTGCGCGCCGACGGCGGCGGCAAGGTGTCGGCCGCGCGCCGGCCGGTGGAAGGCCGCACGGCGGTGCTGCGCTTTCTGGCGGCCATCTTCATGCGCGGCAACGCCCCAGGCCCCGAGGTACGCGAGCGCTGGTTCAACGGCGCGCCGGGCATGCTCATCGTCGACGGCGAGCGACCGGTCTCGGCCTTCCACTTCGACGTGCGCGACGGGCGCATCGCCGGCATTTTCGTGCAGCGCAACCCCGACAAGCTGTGCGGCTTCGCGCCGGTGGCCTGA